In Synechococcus sp. CB0101, a genomic segment contains:
- a CDS encoding efflux RND transporter permease subunit produces the protein MSASNQFITRPVLTTVCSLLIVIAGLIAIPILPIENLPDIAPPTVKVRATYTGADAVSVEQGVTSVLEQQINGVENMDFITSSSSADGVSSISVAFNSGTDGDINQVNVQNRVALAEPQLPEEVRKAGVSVNKASNSILLVYNFGSEDPEQVVYSPETISGLLDLNLTDAIKRVKGVGDLTYFGNRKLAFRLWLDPEKLTAYSLTSTDVVSQLTSQNRLVPAGQVGGEPSPEGQEYTFTVQLQGRLRSVEEFENLIVRSTEDGGLVRLRDVGRVELGGETYAVSATDKQGVPSVGLAVYQLSGSNALDVSSGVKKVLADFAATMPVGMKMEKIYDNTDFISASIQGVVNSLRDAVVLVVLILFLFLQNWKATLVPGIAIPVALVGTFALVLGFGFSLNQLTLFGLVLATGLVVDDAITVIEDTSAKKAQGMSALQAAKSTMDELFSAVIATSLVKFAVFLPVLFFPGATGTIYKQFAATVIFSIAISTFNALTFSPMLSALLLGRESEPPSRRGYAVAGTVIGFIYGLLVIGGGAALVLLPFAAAAALGLVLSRISSRALTLPMAAGGAISGLVLVGVTNLLPVLLYPALGLALGWSTPLIFTRFNRFYALVEQRYAAALAWALDQRRLVMAGLAGGVLLTAIAFQLIPGGFVPIEDQGYAIGFVQAPEGVSSQVTERINRQVAEVLRSEPDITAASVFSGASLDGNSPNKGLFFFGTRNWAERRGADQSMTAIVERLNQKLAADVVGARTFVVEPPAIPGYGTGGGFEFQLLDQSGGAYDLPAFNANALQIIQAASADPDLKRVYTLFSPESPQIEIKVDRDRMAALNVDFGAAMQSFSVNFGGLYVNDTFQEGKVRRVYVQAQPDSRATPEQLAALYVKDRSGEQQIPLAEFFTVKQVVGPSVVPHFNLYRSIKIEGTPAPGKSSGQAIQAMKRLFARQDAQGLGFDWTGISREEVKAGALAVVIFALGILAVYLVLAAQYESYSDPLIILMTVPTAMLGALIFLALRGEVLNVYAQVGLVMLIGLAAGNGILIVDLANQRMAAGDPALDAARFAASSRLRPILMTAISSLFGFIPLVFASGAGARSQASLGAVVFGGLLIATVLSLFVVPVFYVVMKSLVSRFNDDPDGTPSLS, from the coding sequence ATGTCTGCTTCTAATCAATTCATCACCCGGCCGGTGCTGACGACGGTCTGCAGCCTGTTGATCGTGATCGCAGGGCTGATTGCTATCCCGATTCTGCCGATCGAAAACCTTCCGGATATTGCCCCGCCCACCGTGAAGGTGCGAGCGACGTACACCGGTGCTGATGCTGTGTCTGTGGAGCAGGGTGTGACCAGCGTGCTCGAGCAGCAGATTAATGGTGTGGAAAATATGGATTTCATCACATCATCGAGCTCCGCTGATGGTGTGAGTTCTATCAGTGTTGCGTTCAACAGTGGAACTGACGGCGATATCAACCAGGTGAATGTGCAAAATCGGGTTGCCCTTGCTGAGCCGCAGCTGCCTGAGGAAGTGCGGAAGGCTGGCGTCTCTGTGAATAAAGCCTCCAACTCCATTCTGTTGGTTTACAACTTTGGAAGCGAAGACCCTGAACAGGTCGTTTATAGCCCTGAAACCATCAGTGGCCTGCTGGATCTCAACCTGACTGACGCGATCAAGCGTGTGAAGGGTGTTGGCGATCTCACCTATTTCGGCAACCGCAAACTGGCCTTCCGCTTGTGGCTCGATCCTGAAAAGCTCACCGCTTACAGCCTCACATCGACTGATGTGGTGAGTCAACTGACGAGCCAAAATCGTCTGGTTCCCGCCGGTCAGGTTGGCGGTGAGCCCTCGCCCGAGGGGCAGGAATACACCTTTACGGTGCAGCTTCAGGGGCGGCTGCGCAGCGTTGAAGAATTCGAAAACTTGATTGTTCGGTCCACCGAAGATGGTGGCCTGGTGCGGTTGCGCGATGTCGGTCGCGTGGAGCTGGGTGGAGAAACCTATGCAGTGAGTGCCACCGACAAGCAGGGTGTCCCCTCGGTTGGACTCGCGGTGTATCAGCTCAGCGGCAGTAATGCCCTGGATGTATCGAGTGGTGTGAAGAAAGTGCTGGCTGACTTCGCCGCGACGATGCCGGTGGGTATGAAGATGGAGAAGATCTACGACAACACTGATTTCATCTCGGCTTCCATTCAGGGAGTGGTGAATTCCCTGCGGGATGCGGTGGTGCTGGTGGTGTTGATCCTGTTTCTGTTTCTGCAGAATTGGAAAGCCACCTTGGTTCCGGGTATTGCCATTCCCGTGGCGTTGGTGGGCACGTTTGCCCTGGTGCTGGGGTTTGGTTTCTCGCTCAATCAGCTAACGCTGTTTGGCTTGGTGTTGGCCACCGGTTTGGTGGTGGACGATGCCATCACGGTGATTGAAGACACGTCGGCCAAGAAGGCGCAGGGGATGAGTGCGCTTCAGGCGGCGAAATCCACGATGGACGAGCTGTTTTCCGCGGTGATTGCCACCTCTCTGGTGAAGTTTGCGGTATTTCTGCCGGTGCTGTTCTTCCCCGGCGCCACCGGCACGATCTACAAGCAGTTTGCGGCCACCGTGATCTTCTCGATCGCGATTTCCACCTTCAACGCGCTCACGTTCTCGCCCATGCTGTCAGCGCTGCTGCTGGGCCGGGAGTCGGAGCCGCCCAGTCGGCGTGGCTACGCGGTGGCCGGCACCGTGATCGGATTCATCTACGGATTGCTGGTGATCGGCGGTGGGGCTGCGCTGGTGCTTCTGCCCTTTGCTGCTGCTGCTGCCTTGGGACTTGTGCTCAGCCGGATCAGCTCCCGGGCACTCACCTTGCCGATGGCTGCTGGTGGCGCGATCAGCGGCTTGGTGTTGGTGGGGGTCACCAATCTGCTCCCTGTGTTGCTCTACCCGGCCCTCGGTTTGGCACTGGGCTGGAGCACGCCGCTGATCTTCACGCGTTTCAACCGTTTTTATGCCCTGGTTGAACAGCGCTACGCCGCTGCCCTGGCGTGGGCCCTCGATCAGAGGCGCTTGGTGATGGCCGGACTCGCGGGTGGTGTTCTGCTCACCGCCATCGCGTTCCAGCTCATTCCTGGCGGCTTTGTGCCGATCGAAGATCAGGGTTACGCGATTGGGTTTGTTCAGGCTCCCGAGGGGGTGTCATCCCAGGTGACCGAACGGATCAATCGCCAGGTGGCAGAGGTGCTGCGTAGTGAGCCGGATATCACTGCTGCATCGGTGTTCAGCGGTGCCAGCCTCGATGGCAATAGCCCCAACAAGGGCCTCTTTTTCTTCGGCACCCGCAACTGGGCCGAGCGACGCGGGGCCGACCAGAGCATGACGGCGATCGTGGAGCGCTTAAACCAGAAGTTGGCGGCGGATGTGGTTGGCGCCCGCACGTTTGTGGTGGAACCCCCGGCCATCCCCGGCTATGGCACCGGCGGCGGTTTTGAATTCCAGTTGCTTGATCAAAGTGGCGGGGCTTACGACCTGCCAGCGTTCAATGCCAACGCCCTGCAGATCATTCAGGCCGCCAGTGCTGATCCTGACTTGAAGCGCGTTTACACCCTCTTCTCTCCAGAATCGCCGCAGATTGAGATCAAGGTGGATCGTGATCGCATGGCTGCGCTTAACGTTGATTTTGGTGCGGCGATGCAGTCGTTCAGCGTTAACTTTGGTGGTCTGTATGTGAATGACACCTTCCAAGAGGGCAAAGTGCGACGCGTGTATGTGCAGGCTCAGCCTGATAGTCGTGCTACTCCCGAGCAACTCGCTGCCTTGTATGTGAAGGATCGCAGCGGCGAGCAGCAGATTCCTCTGGCTGAATTCTTTACGGTGAAGCAGGTTGTAGGCCCCAGTGTGGTGCCTCATTTCAATCTCTACCGCTCGATCAAAATCGAGGGGACACCGGCACCCGGCAAGAGCTCTGGACAGGCGATTCAAGCGATGAAGCGCCTCTTTGCTCGCCAGGATGCTCAGGGGCTTGGCTTCGATTGGACGGGTATCTCCCGCGAAGAAGTGAAGGCTGGTGCTCTGGCAGTGGTGATTTTTGCCCTCGGCATCCTCGCGGTTTATCTGGTGCTGGCTGCTCAATATGAGAGCTATAGCGACCCGCTGATTATTCTGATGACAGTGCCAACCGCGATGCTCGGGGCTCTGATCTTCCTGGCTTTGCGTGGCGAGGTGCTGAATGTTTATGCCCAGGTGGGCCTTGTGATGTTGATTGGCCTTGCCGCTGGTAACGGCATCTTGATCGTTGATCTCGCTAATCAGCGCATGGCCGCTGGTGATCCTGCCCTCGATGCAGCACGCTTCGCGGCCAGTTCAAGGCTGCGGCCGATCTTGATGACGGCCATCTCCTCGCTGTTTGGCTTTATTCCTCTGGTGTTTGCCAGTGGTGCTGGTGCCCGCAGCCAGGCCTCTCTGGGTGCTGTGGTGTTTGGTGGGCTCTTGATCGCCACCGTGTTGTCGTTGTTTGTGGTGCCTGTGTTTTATGTGGTGATGAAGAGCCTGGTCTCTCGTTTTAATGATGATCCCGATGGCACACCCAGCCTGAGTTGA
- a CDS encoding efflux RND transporter periplasmic adaptor subunit → MIIQRTLLCRHQGNALLSLGSLLLLVGCGLRPAPPEPLAVTLAPVASARFSDAIDTVSTLEAYELVQLAAQASGRIQQLPISQGDVVKQGQLLLVLDQAQIRAELADLKAQEQKAKLNWQRYEFLVPQGAATAQQRDEFKAQYISAREAVIAKQADLAYSNLLSPLPGVVADVQVKIGDVLRAGDPFTKLIKNNTLLARVEVPSTYAERIRVGLPVQLSLPGTTKVLAETRVSSVDPTVTAGNQALLVKALLPNPGGVLRNGQRLRTRLLLDSREQPAVPFVAVRQTSGQSFVWRVGTLKDLEAQPGQAPVEKLRRLPAGTRFALQTPVTLGAIQENRYPVLSGLRAGQMVITSNLLKLRHGMPVAVTN, encoded by the coding sequence TTGATCATCCAGCGCACCCTGCTCTGCCGCCATCAGGGCAACGCCCTCTTGAGCCTGGGGAGCTTGTTGCTCCTCGTGGGCTGTGGCCTACGGCCTGCTCCACCTGAGCCATTAGCCGTCACGTTGGCACCTGTTGCGTCGGCTCGCTTCAGCGATGCGATCGATACGGTGAGCACCTTGGAGGCCTACGAGCTTGTCCAGCTGGCGGCCCAGGCATCGGGACGCATTCAGCAGTTGCCGATCTCCCAGGGCGATGTGGTGAAGCAGGGGCAGTTGTTGCTGGTGCTTGATCAGGCGCAGATCCGGGCTGAATTGGCTGATCTCAAGGCTCAGGAGCAGAAGGCAAAGCTCAACTGGCAGCGCTACGAGTTTCTTGTGCCACAAGGTGCTGCGACTGCTCAGCAGCGCGATGAATTCAAGGCTCAATACATCTCAGCCCGAGAGGCGGTGATCGCCAAGCAAGCGGATCTGGCCTACAGCAATCTGCTGTCACCGTTGCCCGGGGTGGTGGCGGATGTTCAGGTGAAGATCGGGGATGTGCTGAGAGCGGGTGATCCCTTCACCAAGCTGATTAAAAACAACACCTTGTTGGCCCGTGTTGAAGTGCCCTCCACCTATGCCGAGCGCATTCGGGTGGGGTTGCCGGTGCAGCTGAGTCTGCCGGGAACGACCAAGGTGTTGGCTGAAACCCGCGTCAGCTCGGTGGATCCCACGGTGACCGCCGGCAATCAGGCCCTCTTGGTGAAAGCCCTGCTCCCAAATCCAGGAGGTGTCTTGCGCAACGGCCAGCGCTTGCGCACCCGTTTGTTGCTGGATAGCCGCGAGCAGCCAGCGGTTCCCTTTGTTGCGGTGCGACAGACCTCCGGTCAGAGTTTTGTGTGGCGGGTGGGCACCTTGAAGGATCTGGAGGCGCAACCGGGGCAGGCTCCGGTTGAGAAGTTGCGCCGTCTGCCGGCGGGCACCCGTTTTGCCTTGCAGACACCCGTGACGCTGGGTGCCATCCAGGAGAACCGCTACCCAGTGCTCTCGGGACTGCGTGCTGGGCAGATGGTGATCACGAGCAACTTGTTGAAGCTGCGCCATGGCATGCCTGTTGCCGTGACGAATTGA